The Nocardioides humi genome includes a region encoding these proteins:
- a CDS encoding acyl-CoA dehydrogenase family protein encodes MHIDLEPQQLALRDELRAYFAELVTPEIRAGLASATGEFGEASVYKDVIRQIGKDGWLGIGWPKEYGGQARSMVEQLIFTDAAAIAGVPIPYLTLNTVGPTIMRFGSDEQKEYFLPKILAGELHFSIGYSEPGSGTDLASLRTKATLEGDEWVINGQKMWTSLIQYADWLWLACRTEPDAPRHKGLSMILVPADAPGLSYTPVHTVAGVGTSATYYSDVRVPASNLISERGGGWALMTNQLNHERVALTSAAPLVHSLQLVRDWAAETRDPDGSRVIDTEWVQIALGRAHARVEALSLINWKLAADADHGVPLSPAEASATKIYGSELATEVYRSLMEIVGPHAGITGDSPGAVLAGRLERYHRSALVMTFGGGTNEIQRDIIGYVGLGLPAAKRA; translated from the coding sequence ATGCACATCGACCTGGAGCCGCAGCAGCTGGCCCTGCGCGACGAGCTCCGCGCGTACTTCGCCGAGCTCGTCACCCCCGAGATCCGCGCCGGCCTGGCCTCGGCCACCGGCGAGTTCGGCGAGGCGAGCGTCTACAAGGACGTCATCCGCCAGATCGGCAAGGACGGCTGGCTCGGGATCGGCTGGCCGAAGGAGTACGGCGGGCAGGCGCGCTCGATGGTGGAGCAGCTCATCTTCACCGACGCCGCCGCCATCGCCGGCGTGCCGATCCCGTACCTGACGCTCAACACGGTCGGCCCGACGATCATGCGCTTCGGCAGCGACGAGCAGAAGGAGTACTTCCTCCCCAAGATCCTCGCCGGCGAGCTGCACTTCTCGATCGGCTACTCCGAGCCGGGCTCCGGCACCGACCTCGCCTCGCTCAGGACCAAGGCGACCCTCGAGGGCGACGAATGGGTGATCAACGGCCAGAAGATGTGGACCTCGCTCATCCAGTACGCCGACTGGCTGTGGCTGGCCTGTCGCACCGAGCCCGACGCCCCGCGCCACAAGGGCCTGTCGATGATCCTGGTGCCGGCCGACGCACCCGGCCTCTCGTACACGCCGGTGCACACCGTCGCCGGGGTCGGCACGTCGGCGACGTACTACTCCGACGTCCGCGTCCCCGCCTCCAACCTGATCAGCGAGCGCGGCGGCGGCTGGGCGCTGATGACCAACCAGCTCAACCACGAGCGGGTGGCCCTCACCTCGGCCGCTCCCCTGGTCCACTCGCTGCAGCTGGTGCGGGACTGGGCCGCCGAGACCCGCGACCCCGACGGCTCCCGGGTCATCGACACCGAGTGGGTGCAGATCGCGCTCGGCCGCGCGCACGCCCGGGTCGAGGCGCTCTCGCTCATCAACTGGAAGCTCGCGGCCGACGCCGACCACGGCGTACCGCTCTCCCCCGCGGAGGCGTCGGCGACCAAGATCTACGGATCCGAGCTGGCGACCGAGGTCTACCGCTCGCTGATGGAGATCGTCGGGCCGCACGCCGGCATCACCGGGGACTCGCCCGGTGCCGTGCTCGCCGGCCGGCTGGAGCGCTACCACCGCTCCGCCCTCGTGATGACCTTCGGCGGCGGCACCAACGAGATCCAGCGCGACATCATCGGGTACGTCGGCCTCGGCCTGCCCGCCGCCAAGCGAGCCTGA
- a CDS encoding Rieske (2Fe-2S) protein: MTSSVSRRRALAGAATLGVGVPLLAACGDDGSTADDPAGDPSSDAPSADPSSAPPAETDTASTAPDGGALDGLVAADEVPVGGGVILEDEELVVTQPAAGDFKAFEAICTHQGCLVGSVTGGQIVCPCHGSTFSISDGSNEGGPASGPLASVAVTLVDGQVQRS, from the coding sequence ATGACTTCCTCGGTGAGCAGGAGACGTGCCCTGGCCGGTGCCGCGACCCTGGGCGTCGGCGTACCCCTGCTCGCCGCCTGCGGGGACGACGGCTCGACGGCGGACGACCCCGCGGGCGACCCGAGCTCGGACGCGCCGTCGGCCGACCCGTCCTCGGCGCCACCCGCCGAGACCGACACCGCGTCCACCGCGCCCGACGGAGGCGCCCTGGACGGCCTGGTCGCCGCCGACGAGGTCCCGGTCGGCGGCGGGGTGATCCTCGAGGACGAGGAGCTCGTCGTCACGCAGCCCGCGGCGGGCGACTTCAAGGCGTTCGAGGCGATCTGCACCCACCAGGGCTGCCTGGTCGGCTCGGTCACCGGCGGCCAGATCGTCTGCCCCTGCCACGGCAGCACCTTCTCCATCAGCGACGGCTCCAACGAGGGCGGCCCGGCGTCGGGCCCGCTGGCCTCGGTCGCGGTCACCCTCGTCGACGGCCAGGTCCAGCGCTCGTGA
- a CDS encoding NUDIX hydrolase — translation MSPEEKQSGAPVDEQVALYGTVGRPTGEVAPRSEVRARNLRHAATLVVVRNAAGQVYVHRRTETKDVFPGRYDFAAGGVLQAGEVPYDAAVREAAEELGVTGVALQPWGEGDYADEDTSYHAFAYTCVYDGPITWQPEEVAWGAWVTVEELREMVATRPFVPDTLALLGSRIMPEA, via the coding sequence TTGAGTCCCGAAGAGAAGCAGTCCGGAGCGCCGGTGGACGAGCAGGTCGCGCTGTACGGCACCGTCGGGCGCCCGACGGGCGAGGTCGCACCGCGGTCCGAGGTGCGGGCCCGCAACCTGCGTCACGCGGCGACGCTGGTGGTCGTCCGCAACGCCGCCGGGCAGGTCTACGTCCACCGGCGCACCGAGACCAAGGACGTGTTCCCGGGGCGGTACGACTTCGCGGCCGGCGGCGTGCTCCAAGCCGGTGAGGTCCCGTACGACGCGGCGGTGCGCGAGGCCGCGGAGGAGCTGGGCGTGACCGGCGTCGCGCTGCAGCCGTGGGGCGAGGGCGACTACGCCGACGAGGACACGTCGTACCACGCGTTCGCCTACACGTGCGTGTACGACGGCCCGATCACCTGGCAGCCCGAGGAGGTCGCGTGGGGTGCGTGGGTGACGGTCGAGGAGCTGCGGGAGATGGTGGCGACGAGGCCGTTCGTGCCGGACACGCTCGCCCTCCTCGGGAGCCGGATCATGCCGGAGGCGTGA
- a CDS encoding ferredoxin--NADP reductase, translating to MDIESFVLDVVDVVEETADAKSISFGVPAGAEEKFAYRPGQFLTVAVPSTQTGIAARCYSLSSSPHDGGPLTVTVKRTADGYASNWICDNLAVGDTLRVLPPSGIFTPSSIDADLLLLAGGSGVTPIMSITRTALAHGSGRIVVFYANRDESSVIFASELTRLAADHPDRLQVIHWLESVQGIPTEAQMRAFCAQYGGFDSFVCGPAPFMKMVTTVLKELEVPRSLRHQEKFVSLGGNPFGDIAELQQAEEEIALAESDEDGSAADVFADAPAGPVKIEVELDGEEFTFDDWDPRTKLLDFLESKGVKAPYSCREGECSACAIRLIEGDVRMLHNDVLDKEDLEDGIRLGCQSVPLTDTVKVSYS from the coding sequence GTGGACATCGAGTCCTTCGTGCTGGACGTCGTCGACGTGGTCGAGGAGACCGCCGACGCGAAGTCGATCAGCTTCGGCGTGCCCGCGGGCGCGGAGGAGAAGTTCGCCTACAGGCCCGGCCAGTTCCTGACCGTGGCGGTGCCGAGCACCCAGACCGGCATCGCCGCCCGGTGCTACTCGCTGTCCAGCAGCCCCCACGACGGCGGGCCGCTCACCGTCACCGTCAAGCGCACCGCCGACGGGTACGCCTCGAACTGGATCTGCGACAACCTCGCCGTCGGCGACACGCTGCGCGTGCTGCCGCCGTCCGGCATCTTCACGCCCTCCTCGATCGACGCCGACCTGCTGCTCCTCGCCGGCGGCTCCGGCGTCACGCCGATCATGTCGATCACCCGCACCGCGCTGGCGCACGGGTCGGGGAGGATCGTCGTCTTCTACGCCAACCGCGACGAGAGCTCGGTGATCTTCGCCTCCGAGCTGACCCGGCTCGCCGCCGACCACCCCGACCGGCTGCAGGTGATCCACTGGCTGGAGTCGGTGCAGGGCATCCCGACCGAGGCGCAGATGAGGGCGTTCTGCGCGCAGTACGGCGGATTCGACTCGTTCGTGTGCGGTCCCGCGCCGTTCATGAAGATGGTCACCACCGTGCTCAAGGAGCTCGAGGTCCCGCGCAGCCTGCGCCACCAGGAGAAGTTCGTCTCCCTGGGCGGCAACCCGTTCGGCGACATCGCCGAGCTCCAGCAGGCCGAGGAGGAGATCGCCCTCGCCGAGTCCGACGAGGACGGGTCGGCGGCGGACGTGTTCGCCGACGCCCCGGCCGGCCCGGTCAAGATCGAGGTCGAGCTGGACGGCGAGGAGTTCACCTTCGACGACTGGGACCCGCGCACCAAGCTGCTGGACTTCCTCGAGAGCAAGGGCGTCAAGGCGCCGTACTCCTGTCGCGAGGGCGAGTGCTCCGCCTGCGCCATCCGGCTGATCGAGGGCGACGTCAGGATGCTCCACAACGACGTCCTCGACAAGGAGGACCTCGAGGACGGCATCCGGCTCGGCTGCCAGTCCGTCCCGCTGACCGACACCGTGAAGGTCAGCTACTCCTAG
- a CDS encoding DNA-3-methyladenine glycosylase I: MSVAVPGPDGLPRCPWAVSAPEFPAYHDTEWGFPVADDQRLFEKVSLEGFQSGLSWRTILVKRPAFREVFAGFDPEVVAAYDERDVERLLGDARIIRHRGKIEAVINNAARAAELVAERGSLAAYFWGFEPPVEELGDPQTLTTSPAAVAMSKDLKRRGWRFVGPTTAFAFMQAMGLVNDHVAGCVTRDEVAAARAAFTPPA, translated from the coding sequence ATGAGCGTTGCCGTGCCCGGGCCCGACGGCCTGCCCCGCTGCCCGTGGGCGGTCTCCGCCCCCGAGTTCCCCGCCTACCACGACACCGAGTGGGGATTCCCGGTCGCCGACGACCAGCGGCTGTTCGAGAAGGTCAGCCTCGAGGGCTTCCAGTCCGGCCTGAGCTGGCGCACCATCCTGGTGAAGCGGCCGGCCTTCCGCGAGGTGTTCGCCGGCTTCGACCCCGAGGTCGTCGCGGCCTATGACGAGCGCGACGTCGAGCGCCTGCTCGGCGACGCCCGGATCATCCGCCACCGCGGCAAGATCGAGGCCGTGATCAACAACGCCGCCCGCGCGGCCGAGCTGGTCGCGGAGCGGGGCTCCCTGGCGGCGTACTTCTGGGGGTTCGAGCCTCCCGTCGAGGAGCTCGGCGACCCGCAGACCCTGACCACCTCGCCCGCCGCGGTCGCGATGTCGAAGGACCTGAAGAGGCGCGGGTGGCGGTTCGTGGGACCCACCACGGCGTTCGCGTTCATGCAGGCGATGGGACTGGTCAACGACCACGTGGCGGGGTGCGTGACCCGGGACGAGGTCGCCGCCGCGCGGGCGGCGTTCACGCCTCCGGCATGA
- a CDS encoding AMP-binding enzyme: protein MYWSGDLAYRDADGWVHFAGRTGDWLRVDGENLAAAPIERILLRHPAIGEAAVYAVPDPRVGDQVAAALILRGPLTPQGLEEFLAAQDDLSAKAWPRFVRVVDALPRTATNKVVKRELAAAGVDPAGGGVWVRDERGTSYAS, encoded by the coding sequence ATGTACTGGTCGGGCGACCTCGCCTACCGCGACGCCGACGGCTGGGTCCACTTCGCCGGCCGCACCGGCGACTGGCTGCGCGTCGACGGCGAGAACCTCGCCGCCGCCCCGATCGAGCGGATCCTGCTGCGCCACCCCGCGATCGGCGAGGCGGCCGTGTACGCCGTACCCGACCCGAGGGTCGGCGACCAGGTCGCCGCCGCGCTGATCCTGCGCGGGCCGCTGACGCCGCAGGGCCTCGAGGAGTTCCTCGCCGCCCAGGACGACCTGTCCGCCAAGGCCTGGCCGCGGTTCGTGCGGGTCGTCGACGCGCTGCCGCGCACCGCCACCAACAAGGTGGTCAAGCGCGAGCTCGCCGCCGCCGGCGTCGACCCGGCCGGTGGCGGGGTGTGGGTGCGGGACGAGCGCGGGACGTCGTACGCGTCCTAG
- a CDS encoding VOC family protein encodes MPVLQPAMITVDTTDALPLARWWATQTGGEILEENDGWFVVVALPAGPRLGFQKVADPTPGKNRLHVDFVADDLDGAVALLREAGAGHVGDREMPGFRWVTLSDPDGNEFCVAGKE; translated from the coding sequence ATGCCCGTCCTCCAACCCGCCATGATCACCGTCGACACGACCGACGCCCTACCGCTCGCCCGGTGGTGGGCCACGCAGACCGGCGGCGAGATCCTCGAGGAGAACGACGGCTGGTTCGTCGTCGTCGCCCTGCCCGCCGGGCCCCGGCTGGGCTTCCAGAAGGTCGCGGACCCGACGCCGGGCAAGAACCGGCTGCACGTCGACTTCGTCGCCGACGACCTGGACGGGGCCGTCGCCCTGCTGCGGGAGGCCGGGGCGGGCCATGTCGGCGACCGCGAGATGCCCGGGTTCCGCTGGGTCACGCTCAGCGACCCGGACGGCAACGAGTTCTGCGTCGCCGGCAAGGAGTAG
- a CDS encoding Rieske 2Fe-2S domain-containing protein, which translates to MTDTRLLDQGNAPIRFARGWHCLGLAEDFRDGRPHAIEGFGTKLVVWADSQGELKVLDGFCRHMGGDLTQGEVKGDHIACPFHDWRWSGDGKCKEIPYARRVPLRARTQRYETSVRNGQLLIWNDPEGSAADHDLLPPELPDVMTDKYTPWSWHVKEINGSHCRELIDNVADMAHFYYVHFAFPTSFRNIFEGHTATQFMESKGRPDKAGAATAARTRCCAPRPPTTARRT; encoded by the coding sequence ATGACCGACACCCGACTTCTGGATCAGGGGAATGCGCCCATCCGTTTCGCGCGCGGGTGGCACTGCCTCGGACTCGCCGAGGACTTCCGCGACGGCAGGCCGCACGCGATCGAGGGCTTCGGCACCAAGCTCGTGGTGTGGGCCGACTCCCAGGGCGAGCTCAAGGTCCTCGACGGCTTCTGCCGTCACATGGGCGGCGATCTCACCCAGGGCGAGGTCAAGGGCGACCACATCGCCTGCCCCTTCCACGACTGGCGCTGGAGCGGCGACGGCAAGTGCAAGGAGATCCCGTACGCCCGCCGGGTGCCGCTGCGCGCGCGCACGCAGCGCTACGAGACCTCCGTGCGCAACGGGCAGCTGCTGATCTGGAACGACCCCGAGGGGTCCGCGGCCGACCACGACCTGCTGCCGCCGGAGCTGCCCGACGTGATGACGGACAAGTACACGCCGTGGTCGTGGCACGTGAAGGAGATCAACGGCTCCCACTGCCGCGAGCTGATCGACAACGTCGCGGACATGGCGCACTTCTACTACGTGCACTTCGCCTTCCCGACGAGCTTCCGCAACATCTTCGAGGGCCACACCGCCACCCAGTTCATGGAGTCGAAGGGGCGCCCGGACAAGGCCGGGGCGGCTACAGCGGCGAGGACTCGATGCTGCGCTCCGAGGCCACCTACTACGGCCCGTCGTACATGA
- a CDS encoding MBL fold metallo-hydrolase, giving the protein MSYTGEVTVGGSADVRELAGLTITKVAVDEKMSNNCYLLRCASTGDQVLIDAAASPEVLLPLIGTDGLTAVVTTHQHWDHHRALADVVRETGASVVAGQPDADAITEQTGVAVDRRVTDGDTVAVGSCELEVIRITGHTPGSICLLYRDPSGPAHLFTGDSLFPGGVGNTFGDADAFATLIDDVETKLFGTLPDDTWFYPGHGNDSTLGVERPHLAEWRERGW; this is encoded by the coding sequence ATGAGCTACACCGGAGAGGTCACCGTCGGCGGGTCCGCCGACGTCCGCGAGCTGGCCGGGCTGACGATCACCAAGGTCGCCGTCGACGAGAAGATGTCGAACAACTGCTACCTGCTGCGCTGCGCCTCGACCGGCGACCAGGTCCTGATCGACGCCGCCGCCTCCCCGGAGGTCCTGCTGCCCCTCATCGGCACTGACGGGCTGACCGCGGTCGTCACGACGCACCAGCACTGGGACCACCACCGGGCGCTCGCGGACGTCGTACGGGAGACCGGCGCCTCCGTCGTCGCCGGCCAGCCCGATGCCGACGCCATCACCGAGCAGACCGGCGTCGCCGTCGACCGGCGGGTCACCGACGGCGACACGGTCGCCGTCGGCTCCTGCGAGCTCGAGGTCATCCGGATCACCGGCCACACCCCCGGCTCGATCTGCCTGCTCTACCGCGACCCCTCCGGTCCGGCGCACCTGTTCACCGGCGACTCGCTCTTCCCCGGCGGTGTCGGCAACACCTTCGGCGACGCCGACGCGTTCGCCACGCTGATCGACGACGTCGAGACCAAGCTCTTCGGCACGCTCCCCGACGACACCTGGTTCTACCCCGGCCACGGGAACGACTCGACGCTCGGCGTCGAGCGGCCGCACCTGGCGGAGTGGAGAGAGCGGGGTTGGTAG
- a CDS encoding circularly permuted type 2 ATP-grasp protein yields MATAVEWAPDHGTRAYDEMYDGAAVRPEYDALRSSLDTLDGADLRSRIDTLATSYLDQGVTFDIGGEERAFPIDILPRIIGADDWARIDAGVQQRVRALEAFLADAYGVGRVFADGVLPRSAVVSSGAFHREAAGIVPVNGVRCHVAGTDLIRDEDGRFLVLEDNVRVPSGVSYVMTNRRAIGSVLPEVMSAHRIRPVAGYPQALLAALRAAAPAGVADPTVVVLTPGVYNSAYFEHALLARTMGVELVEGRDLECRRGRVLMRSTRGLEPVHVIYRRVDDEFLDPVQFRADSMLGCPGLVNAARAGNVTLANAIGNGIADDKLIYTYVPDLIRYYLGEEPALPNVETWRLGDDAAREEVLDRLDELVLKPVDGSGGKGIVIGPAASRSELDRLRAEICAHPRAWIAQPVVSLSTVPTYADGAMRPRHVDLRPFAVNDGDRVWVLPGGLTRVALPEGELIVNSSRGGGSKDTWVLAGRTTRPVPASAPAAVVPAPEQASPQVAGPALRDLTGRQAQQEQQQQTGPGPC; encoded by the coding sequence ATGGCAACGGCGGTGGAGTGGGCGCCCGACCACGGCACCCGGGCGTACGACGAGATGTACGACGGCGCCGCGGTGCGCCCCGAGTACGACGCCCTCCGCTCCTCGCTCGACACCCTCGACGGCGCCGACCTGCGCTCGCGCATCGACACCCTCGCGACGTCGTACCTCGACCAGGGGGTGACCTTCGACATCGGCGGGGAGGAGCGGGCGTTCCCGATCGACATCCTGCCGCGGATCATCGGCGCCGACGACTGGGCCCGGATCGACGCCGGCGTGCAGCAGCGGGTGCGGGCGCTGGAGGCCTTCCTCGCCGACGCGTACGGCGTCGGGCGGGTCTTCGCGGACGGCGTGCTCCCCCGCAGCGCAGTGGTGTCGTCGGGCGCGTTCCACCGCGAGGCCGCCGGCATCGTGCCGGTCAACGGCGTCCGCTGCCACGTCGCGGGCACCGACCTGATCCGCGACGAGGACGGCCGGTTCCTCGTGCTCGAGGACAACGTGCGGGTGCCGTCGGGCGTCTCCTACGTGATGACCAACCGGCGCGCGATCGGCTCGGTGCTGCCGGAGGTCATGTCGGCGCACCGGATCCGGCCGGTGGCGGGCTACCCGCAGGCGCTGCTCGCGGCGCTCCGCGCGGCGGCGCCGGCCGGCGTCGCGGACCCGACCGTCGTCGTGCTGACCCCCGGCGTGTACAACAGCGCCTACTTCGAGCACGCACTGCTCGCCCGCACCATGGGGGTGGAGCTGGTCGAGGGCCGCGACCTGGAGTGCCGCCGCGGCCGGGTGCTGATGCGCAGCACCCGCGGCCTGGAGCCGGTGCACGTGATCTACCGGCGGGTCGACGACGAGTTCCTCGACCCGGTGCAGTTCCGGGCCGACTCGATGCTCGGCTGCCCCGGGCTCGTCAACGCCGCCCGCGCCGGCAATGTCACCCTCGCCAACGCCATCGGCAACGGGATCGCCGACGACAAGCTCATCTACACCTATGTCCCCGACCTGATCCGCTACTACCTCGGCGAGGAGCCGGCGCTGCCCAACGTGGAGACCTGGCGGCTCGGCGACGACGCCGCCCGCGAGGAGGTGCTCGACCGGCTGGACGAGCTGGTGCTCAAGCCGGTCGACGGCTCCGGCGGCAAGGGCATCGTGATCGGCCCGGCCGCGTCCCGGAGCGAGCTCGACCGGCTGCGCGCGGAGATCTGCGCGCACCCGCGCGCCTGGATCGCCCAGCCGGTCGTCAGCCTGTCGACCGTCCCGACGTACGCCGACGGCGCGATGCGGCCGCGGCACGTGGACCTGCGTCCGTTCGCGGTCAACGACGGCGACCGGGTGTGGGTGCTGCCGGGTGGGCTGACCCGGGTGGCCCTGCCCGAGGGCGAGCTGATCGTGAACTCCTCGCGCGGCGGCGGCTCCAAGGACACCTGGGTGCTGGCGGGGCGGACGACCCGTCCCGTGCCGGCGTCCGCGCCGGCGGCCGTCGTACCTGCTCCCGAGCAGGCGTCGCCCCAGGTCGCGGGCCCGGCGCTGCGCGACCTCACCGGCCGGCAGGCCCAGCAGGAACAGCAGCAGCAGACGGGGCCCGGGCCGTGCTGA
- a CDS encoding acyl-CoA dehydrogenase family protein, with the protein MDFLFTPEQDEAAELAARILADKTTNERLKEVEAGGDRFDRDLWATLGEAFDWADLDLITLARVLVEVGRHIAPVPLAVHAACTTLLAGAGLSADRGLYAAAVAEERAHLPAAPTVTASADGALTGTKTLVRAGMAADALLVTATGPDGVGVYLVDASAEGVERVAQRTSDGDAAALITFAATPAERVGDAAAAERLGRLLVALSAAEQLGVTEGALRLTSEYAKTREQFGRPIGTFQAVSQRLADGFIDVLGQRLTLWQAVWRLQEGRPAATEVATAKLWAADAGHRIAHTTVHVHGGVGIDLDGEAHRYFTSGKRFEFLFGGATEQALAIGRSFA; encoded by the coding sequence ATGGACTTCCTCTTCACCCCCGAGCAGGACGAGGCCGCCGAGCTCGCGGCGCGGATCCTCGCCGACAAGACCACCAACGAGCGGCTCAAGGAGGTCGAGGCCGGCGGCGACCGGTTCGACCGCGACCTGTGGGCGACGCTGGGCGAGGCCTTCGACTGGGCCGACCTGGACCTGATCACCCTCGCCCGGGTGCTCGTCGAGGTCGGCCGGCACATCGCGCCCGTCCCACTGGCCGTGCACGCCGCGTGCACGACACTGCTGGCCGGCGCGGGCCTGAGCGCCGATCGCGGGCTCTACGCCGCGGCCGTCGCCGAGGAGCGTGCTCACCTGCCGGCCGCGCCGACCGTGACGGCGTCCGCGGACGGCGCCCTCACCGGCACCAAGACCCTGGTCCGGGCCGGTATGGCCGCGGACGCGCTCCTCGTGACCGCGACCGGGCCGGACGGCGTGGGCGTCTACCTCGTCGACGCCTCCGCCGAGGGCGTCGAGCGGGTCGCGCAGCGGACCAGCGACGGCGACGCCGCCGCGCTGATCACCTTCGCCGCCACGCCGGCGGAGCGGGTCGGCGACGCCGCGGCGGCCGAGCGCCTGGGCCGGCTGCTGGTCGCGCTGTCGGCCGCCGAGCAGCTCGGCGTCACCGAGGGCGCGCTGCGGCTGACCTCGGAGTACGCCAAGACCCGCGAGCAGTTCGGCCGCCCGATCGGGACCTTCCAGGCCGTCTCGCAGCGGCTCGCCGACGGGTTCATCGACGTCCTCGGCCAGCGGCTCACGCTCTGGCAGGCGGTCTGGCGGCTGCAGGAGGGACGGCCCGCCGCGACCGAGGTCGCCACCGCGAAGCTGTGGGCCGCCGACGCCGGCCACCGGATCGCGCACACCACCGTCCACGTCCACGGCGGCGTCGGCATCGACCTCGACGGCGAGGCGCACCGCTACTTCACCAGTGGCAAGCGGTTCGAGTTCCTCTTCGGCGGCGCGACCGAGCAGGCGCTGGCGATCGGCCGCTCCTTCGCGTGA
- a CDS encoding SDR family oxidoreductase encodes MSGSLARLYAAEGGSVGLLGADEDVLAALRADVEAAGATAGSTLVDLTDDTATRAAVTRMGEHVGHLDVVHFNPSAYREKDPLSLTVDELLEDVRLGVGALLPVLQAARPFMGPGGRVTVTGSMAADTPWFGAASLGVQKAGVQNLVHSIDAVLKDDGIRAVSVTVRGLLKDEGPFAPDNVARALRAAIDQDEDDWRTEIPYAG; translated from the coding sequence GTGAGCGGCTCGCTCGCCCGCCTCTACGCCGCCGAGGGCGGCAGCGTCGGCCTGCTCGGCGCCGACGAGGACGTGCTCGCCGCCCTGCGCGCCGACGTCGAGGCCGCGGGCGCGACCGCCGGCTCGACGCTGGTCGACCTCACCGACGACACCGCGACCCGGGCCGCGGTCACCCGGATGGGCGAGCACGTCGGCCACCTCGACGTCGTCCACTTCAACCCGTCCGCCTACCGCGAGAAGGACCCGCTCTCGCTCACGGTCGACGAGCTGCTCGAGGACGTCCGCCTCGGCGTCGGCGCCCTGCTCCCCGTCCTGCAGGCCGCCCGCCCGTTCATGGGGCCCGGCGGCCGGGTCACCGTCACCGGCAGCATGGCCGCCGACACGCCGTGGTTCGGCGCCGCCTCGCTCGGCGTGCAGAAGGCCGGCGTCCAGAACCTGGTCCACAGCATCGACGCCGTCCTGAAGGACGACGGCATCCGGGCCGTGTCGGTCACGGTGCGAGGCCTGCTGAAGGACGAGGGACCGTTCGCGCCCGACAACGTCGCCAGGGCGCTGCGGGCCGCGATCGACCAGGACGAGGACGACTGGCGGACCGAGATCCCCTACGCGGGCTGA
- a CDS encoding maleylpyruvate isomerase N-terminal domain-containing protein, translating to MTSTSSALASATGRLLATARALPAEAWPAPSLCAGWTRAHVLAHLALNAEGLAGVLRGFRDGSPVTMYPSDEARDGDIDVLAAEPAGVVLDRLVAGCAALDEVVDVAEGLARGTTFERTPAVG from the coding sequence GTGACCTCCACCTCCTCCGCCCTGGCCTCCGCCACCGGCCGGCTGCTCGCCACCGCCCGTGCCCTGCCCGCCGAGGCGTGGCCCGCCCCGTCCCTGTGCGCCGGGTGGACCCGCGCCCACGTCCTCGCCCACCTCGCGCTCAACGCGGAGGGGCTGGCCGGCGTTCTCCGCGGGTTCCGCGACGGATCGCCGGTGACGATGTACCCCTCCGACGAGGCGCGCGACGGCGACATCGACGTGCTGGCGGCCGAGCCCGCCGGCGTCGTACTCGATCGGCTGGTGGCCGGGTGCGCGGCGCTCGACGAGGTGGTGGACGTCGCCGAGGGGCTGGCTCGGGGCACCACCTTCGAGCGCACCCCGGCGGTCGGCTGA